From the genome of Caminibacter pacificus, one region includes:
- a CDS encoding rod shape-determining protein produces MLNKILGMFSNDLAIDLGTANTLVSVKGKGIVINEPSVVAIKEGKHRKKVLAVGKEAKDMIGKTPKDIVAIRPMKNGVIADFSVTEEMIRYFIQKVHNRKTLIRPRIVICVPYGLTQVERKAVKESAMSAGAREVYLIEEPMAAAIGAGLLVKDPQGSMVIDIGGGTTEIGVISLGGLVVSKSIRVAGDKFDRSIVDYVNKKYNLVIGERTAEEIKIEIGSAVKLDKELKMLVKGKNRISGLLETITVTSEDVREALKEPVKEIGEAVKQVLEETPADLAGDIVENGIVLTGGGALLRGLDKYLSDLVSLPVYIAEEPLLAVAKGTGKALDQIELLASIDE; encoded by the coding sequence ATGCTAAATAAAATACTCGGTATGTTTAGTAACGACTTGGCTATCGACCTTGGGACCGCAAATACGCTTGTTAGCGTAAAAGGAAAAGGAATCGTAATAAACGAGCCAAGCGTGGTGGCTATTAAAGAAGGAAAACATAGAAAAAAAGTGTTGGCGGTTGGTAAAGAAGCAAAAGATATGATCGGAAAAACACCAAAAGACATCGTAGCGATTCGTCCGATGAAAAACGGGGTTATCGCCGATTTTAGCGTAACCGAAGAGATGATAAGATATTTCATTCAAAAAGTGCATAATAGAAAAACTTTAATCAGACCGAGAATCGTAATTTGCGTGCCGTACGGACTCACTCAAGTAGAGAGAAAAGCCGTAAAAGAATCGGCTATGAGTGCGGGGGCAAGAGAAGTTTATCTTATAGAAGAGCCTATGGCAGCGGCGATAGGAGCCGGACTTCTGGTAAAAGACCCTCAAGGTAGTATGGTTATCGATATCGGTGGAGGTACGACCGAAATCGGGGTTATTTCTCTTGGCGGGCTTGTCGTGAGTAAATCGATAAGAGTAGCTGGGGATAAATTCGATAGAAGTATAGTGGATTACGTAAATAAAAAATACAATCTCGTAATCGGTGAGAGAACTGCCGAAGAGATAAAAATAGAAATCGGAAGTGCCGTTAAGCTTGATAAAGAATTGAAAATGCTTGTAAAAGGTAAAAACAGAATCTCAGGACTTCTTGAGACTATCACCGTAACGAGCGAGGATGTTAGAGAAGCGTTAAAAGAGCCTGTAAAAGAGATAGGCGAGGCTGTAAAACAAGTACTTGAAGAGACACCTGCTGATTTGGCGGGAGATATCGTTGAAAACGGAATCGTTTTAACGGGTGGAGGAGCTCTTTTAAGAGGGCTTGATAAATACTTAAGCGACCTTGTGTCACTGCCTGTGTATATTGCCGAAGAGCCTCTTTTGGCGGTAGCCAAAGGGACCGGAAAAGCGCTCGACCAAATAGAGCTTTTAGCAAGTATAGATGAATAA
- the mreC gene encoding rod shape-determining protein MreC, which produces MNKRYIFLFSVLLILFFQIPFVKKNVIIAFNVIKETFLNLKKNINDELNAISNNKKLIKELEEKNKKLSFELSRLNAIFYTCKDLKKFKFIRKPGLEFTQAVSYVKLPDFTSVYVTFDKPVPHPIGLVYNNFAAGMIVKRVGNYGVALLNSNPKTSYAVYIGKNEIPGIFYGKENIIKYIPKFKPIKVGDLVITSGLDNIFYKGALVGKITEIKEKKLYQEAKIKLFYDTLNPTYFYAVTNKALIAPDTNATDTDTTEENLTKPTK; this is translated from the coding sequence ATGAATAAACGCTACATCTTTCTTTTTTCCGTTCTTCTTATTTTGTTTTTTCAAATTCCGTTTGTAAAGAAAAACGTCATTATTGCATTTAACGTGATAAAAGAGACTTTTTTAAACCTCAAAAAAAACATAAACGACGAACTAAACGCAATTTCAAACAACAAAAAACTAATTAAAGAACTTGAAGAAAAAAACAAAAAACTCTCATTTGAACTTAGCAGACTAAATGCGATATTTTATACTTGCAAAGATTTAAAAAAATTCAAATTCATCCGAAAACCGGGGCTTGAATTTACTCAAGCGGTTTCATACGTAAAACTTCCCGATTTCACTTCCGTATATGTTACGTTTGATAAGCCCGTACCTCATCCGATAGGGCTTGTTTATAATAATTTCGCTGCCGGAATGATAGTAAAAAGAGTCGGTAATTACGGAGTGGCTCTTTTAAATTCAAACCCTAAAACTTCATATGCCGTTTATATCGGAAAAAACGAAATTCCGGGTATTTTTTACGGAAAAGAAAACATAATCAAATATATCCCGAAATTCAAACCTATAAAAGTCGGAGATTTGGTAATAACAAGCGGACTTGACAATATCTTTTATAAAGGTGCATTGGTTGGGAAAATTACGGAAATAAAAGAGAAAAAACTATACCAAGAAGCAAAAATAAAACTCTTTTACGATACGCTAAATCCTACATACTTTTATGCCGTGACAAATAAAGCTTTGATAGCTCCTGATACTAACGCAACTGATACCGATACTACTGAAGAAAATTTAACAAAACCCACTAAATAA